A single Macaca fascicularis isolate 582-1 chromosome 13, T2T-MFA8v1.1 DNA region contains:
- the SNRNP27 gene encoding U4/U6.U5 small nuclear ribonucleoprotein 27 kDa protein, protein MGRSRSRSPRRERRRSRSTSRERERRRRERSRSRERDRRRSRSRSPHRRRSRSPRRHRSTSPSPSRLKERRDEEKKETKETKSKERQITEEDLEGKTEEEIEMMKLMGFASFDSTKGKKVDGSVNAYAINVSQKRKYRQYMNRKGGFNRPLDFIA, encoded by the exons ATGGGTCGCAGTCGTAGCCGCTCCCCACGGAGGG AACGTAGGCGTTCCCGGTCCACATCCCGGGAGAGAGAACGCAGGCGCCGAGAAAGGTCCAGGTCTCGGGAGAGAGATCGGAGAAGGAGCCGTTCGCGATCCCCGCACCGAAGACGCTCCCG ATCTCCAAGACGACATAGATCCACATCTCCTTCCCCTTCTCgactgaaagaaagaagagatgaggaaaagaaagaaacaaaagaaacaaagagcaaAGAACGGCAGATTACTG AGGAAGACTTAGAGGGcaaaacagaggaagaaatagaaatgatgaaGTTAATGGGATTTGCCTCCTTTGACTCCACAAAA gGTAAGAAAGTGGATGGCTCTGTAAATGCCTATGCCATAAATGTCTCTCAGAAGAGGAAGTACAG GCAGTACATGAATCGAAAAGGTGGATTCAACAGACCTTTGGATTTCATTGCATGA